The following proteins are co-located in the Noviherbaspirillum sp. UKPF54 genome:
- a CDS encoding glycine zipper 2TM domain-containing protein, translating to MKKSFAFVLAAAGFLAACASPGYYGQNNTAPYPPASPSPSYPQAYPQPYPQPYPATYSNAYGTIESIRVGPAATSGSGTGAVVGGLVGGLLGNQVGGGNGRAAATIAGVIGGAMVGDQIEQRNAQARTAYQIGVRLDGGGYQTVTQDSVAGLQVGNRVRIENERVYRN from the coding sequence ATGAAAAAATCTTTTGCTTTTGTCCTGGCGGCGGCCGGGTTTCTTGCCGCTTGTGCAAGTCCCGGTTATTACGGGCAGAACAACACAGCGCCATATCCGCCCGCATCTCCGTCCCCATCCTATCCCCAGGCTTACCCGCAGCCATATCCGCAGCCTTATCCGGCGACGTATTCCAATGCCTACGGCACGATCGAGTCGATCCGCGTCGGTCCTGCCGCGACCAGCGGCAGCGGCACGGGAGCGGTGGTCGGCGGCCTCGTCGGCGGCTTGCTGGGCAACCAGGTCGGCGGCGGCAACGGCCGCGCCGCCGCCACCATCGCGGGGGTGATAGGCGGCGCGATGGTGGGCGACCAGATCGAGCAGCGCAATGCACAAGCGCGCACCGCCTACCAGATCGGAGTGCGGCTCGACGGCGGCGGCTACCAGACCGTCACCCAAGACAGCGTGGCCGGTCTTCAGGTCGGCAACCGCGTGCGCATCGAGAACGAACGCGTCTATCGCAATTAG
- a CDS encoding ATP-binding protein codes for MKTVRGDEKLERVFCGGSKMARRMRAFDWSQSALGPVAGWPLGLRGALSIMFGNPHPMVIWWGRDLIQFYNDRYAEQMLGPDQPWPLGRSARVLLADAWLDIGLRVESVIRCGEAAGDEELPLILERKGFLEETYHSFAYVPLPDESGNVGGVACHVVERTQQVLGRRRRQTLRELTACAGHGDSCSAAALHAASRILASNPHDVPFALIYLNDSESGGIRLCATAGLSPGAPGAAPLFDRDTLAAEADGWSIGRVMATGRSEVVSRLGRRFGALPGGAWPEPPHSAVVMPIGSSQACGVAGLLIGGVSPRRELDDAYLGFYGCVADALGELVAVPAPAAHAEPAPAPPPAPGAQDGHEAAERARIEDALRRSEAQLAIELASMSRLHDLSSRLLVTSDMQSALCEVLDAALLMLGAAMGSVQLYQPSTHTLEIVVQRGFDPAYLDRFRTISVDEKYVSAVAARNRQRIVVDDLHLHPDGSSLRAMASAAGYRSIQSTPLVSRNGNLLGVLSTHFRHVHRPSERDLRMLDLYAIQAIDQIERIRAEEALKEADRRKDEFIATLAHELRNPLAPIRNAIGMMQVAAERGGLARLQQMMERQADHMVRLVDDLMEVSRITTGKIELRRSLLRLADVLDGAVDTSMPHIDQARHRLSVSIAPEEMLLEGDPVRLEQVFANLLNNAAKYTEDEGRIWLSAWREGGVATIEVRDSGLGIPSDMLPHVFDIFAQAGDAARRWQGGIGIGLYLVRRLVEMHGGSVDASSAGPGKGSRFVVRLPLVEGCLFRPAPGQAEPKAAPLRRKRVLIVDDNHDAAESLAMLLEHFGAEPRVAHDGPAALQALETDCPEAVLLDIGMPGMNGYDVARRIRQQPRFDGLLLIALSGWGGEEDRRRSKDCGFDHHLVKPVDINALRALLDAH; via the coding sequence ATGAAGACGGTACGCGGAGATGAAAAACTGGAGCGCGTGTTCTGTGGCGGCAGCAAAATGGCACGGCGCATGCGCGCGTTCGACTGGTCGCAAAGCGCGCTCGGACCCGTCGCCGGCTGGCCGCTGGGGTTGCGCGGGGCGCTCTCCATCATGTTCGGCAATCCGCATCCGATGGTGATCTGGTGGGGGCGCGACCTGATCCAGTTCTACAACGACCGCTATGCCGAACAGATGCTGGGCCCGGATCAGCCGTGGCCGCTGGGGCGCTCGGCGCGTGTCCTGCTCGCCGACGCGTGGCTCGACATCGGGCTGCGCGTCGAGTCCGTCATCCGCTGCGGCGAGGCTGCCGGCGACGAGGAATTGCCGCTCATTCTCGAACGCAAGGGATTCCTTGAAGAAACGTATCACAGCTTTGCATACGTCCCGTTGCCCGACGAATCCGGCAACGTCGGCGGGGTCGCCTGCCATGTCGTCGAACGCACGCAGCAGGTGCTGGGGCGACGACGGCGGCAAACGCTGCGCGAGCTGACGGCATGCGCCGGCCACGGAGATTCGTGTTCGGCGGCGGCGCTGCACGCCGCCAGCCGCATCCTCGCGTCGAATCCGCACGATGTTCCTTTCGCGCTGATCTACCTCAACGACAGCGAAAGCGGCGGCATCCGCCTGTGCGCGACGGCCGGACTGTCACCCGGCGCTCCCGGCGCGGCACCGCTGTTCGATCGCGACACGCTGGCCGCCGAGGCGGACGGCTGGTCGATCGGCAGGGTGATGGCGACCGGCCGCAGCGAGGTGGTTTCGCGGCTCGGCCGCCGCTTCGGTGCGCTGCCGGGCGGCGCCTGGCCGGAGCCGCCGCATTCCGCAGTGGTGATGCCGATCGGATCGTCGCAGGCATGCGGCGTGGCGGGCTTGTTGATCGGCGGCGTCAGTCCGCGCCGCGAGCTCGACGACGCCTACCTGGGATTCTACGGATGCGTTGCCGATGCGCTTGGCGAACTGGTTGCCGTGCCCGCACCGGCAGCGCATGCCGAGCCGGCCCCGGCACCGCCGCCGGCCCCGGGAGCGCAGGACGGGCACGAGGCCGCGGAACGCGCGCGCATCGAGGATGCCCTGCGCCGCAGCGAGGCGCAGCTCGCCATCGAACTGGCGAGCATGAGCCGGCTGCACGATCTCAGCTCTCGCCTGCTCGTCACCAGCGACATGCAATCGGCGCTGTGCGAAGTGCTCGACGCGGCGCTGCTGATGCTGGGAGCGGCGATGGGCAGCGTCCAGCTTTACCAGCCGTCGACCCACACCCTGGAAATCGTCGTGCAGCGCGGCTTTGATCCGGCCTATCTCGACCGCTTTCGCACGATAAGCGTGGACGAGAAATATGTATCCGCAGTCGCAGCGCGCAACCGGCAACGGATCGTGGTCGATGACTTGCACCTTCATCCGGATGGCTCCTCCTTGCGGGCCATGGCTTCGGCCGCCGGTTACCGCAGCATCCAGTCGACGCCGCTGGTGAGCCGCAACGGCAATTTGCTGGGCGTGCTGTCGACCCACTTCCGCCATGTCCACCGGCCGTCCGAGCGCGACTTGCGCATGCTGGACCTGTATGCGATCCAGGCGATCGACCAGATCGAGCGCATCCGCGCCGAAGAGGCGCTCAAGGAAGCGGACCGGCGCAAGGACGAGTTCATCGCGACGCTGGCGCACGAGCTGCGCAATCCGCTGGCGCCGATCCGCAACGCGATCGGAATGATGCAGGTGGCGGCGGAGCGGGGCGGCCTCGCGCGGCTGCAGCAGATGATGGAGCGTCAGGCGGATCACATGGTGCGGCTGGTGGACGACCTGATGGAGGTGTCGCGCATCACGACCGGCAAGATCGAGCTGCGCCGCAGCTTGCTGCGGCTCGCCGACGTGCTCGACGGGGCGGTCGACACGAGCATGCCGCACATCGACCAGGCGCGCCACCGCCTGAGCGTGTCGATCGCGCCAGAGGAAATGCTGCTGGAGGGCGATCCGGTACGCCTGGAGCAGGTGTTCGCCAATCTGCTCAACAATGCCGCGAAATACACGGAAGACGAAGGTCGCATCTGGCTCAGCGCATGGCGCGAAGGCGGCGTGGCGACGATCGAGGTGCGCGACAGCGGGCTCGGCATTCCTTCCGACATGCTGCCGCACGTGTTCGACATCTTTGCCCAGGCGGGCGACGCGGCCAGGCGCTGGCAGGGCGGCATCGGGATCGGCCTCTACCTGGTGCGGCGCCTGGTCGAAATGCATGGCGGCAGCGTCGACGCCAGCAGCGCCGGCCCGGGCAAGGGCAGCCGCTTCGTGGTGCGCTTGCCGCTGGTCGAAGGCTGTCTCTTCCGGCCCGCCCCGGGACAAGCGGAGCCGAAGGCCGCGCCATTGCGCCGCAAGCGCGTCCTGATCGTCGATGACAATCACGATGCGGCCGAAAGCCTGGCCATGCTGCTGGAACACTTTGGCGCCGAGCCCCGGGTGGCGCATGACGGTCCAGCGGCCCTGCAGGCGCTCGAAACGGACTGCCCGGAAGCGGTGCTTCTTGATATCGGCATGCCCGGCATGAATGGCTACGACGTGGCGCGGCGTATCCGGCAGCAGCCACGCTTCGATGGGCTGCTGCTGATCGCGCTGAGCGGCTGGGGCGGCGAGGAAGACCGGCGGCGCTCCAAGGATTGCGGCTTCGATCATCACCTGGTCAAGCCGGTCGACATCAACGCGCTGCGCGCCCTGCTGGATGCGCACTGA
- a CDS encoding branched-chain amino acid ABC transporter substrate-binding protein encodes MNIKPLFAMALLALGTGADAGSAEPIRIGMIDGLSGPFANAGQAVVRNLSYAIEQVNARGGVKLPDGRHPLELVTYDNKQGVEEALTGLRHFADRRIRIIAQGNSSAVALALSEAIDKHNSRTPEQRMLLLNYAAVDPALTNEKCSFWHFRFDANSDMRMHALTEVIKTDRSARRVYLIGQDYSFGQHLARVARDQLAAKRPDIAVVGDDLHPIGKIKDFSPYVAKIRASGADTVVTGNWGNDLTLLVKAAKDAGLNVKFYTFYGNSLGAPAAIGDAGVGRVRAVAEWHPNAGQDAADSASDAYYRAFRRRYPQPEQDYLHLRMHVMIDMLANAIEKAGSVDAAAVARALEGASFRNAFHEASMRAADHQLQQPLYVSVMRKSGDGGVQFDNEGSGYGFRTERYLPASFSALPTSCRMQRPR; translated from the coding sequence ATGAACATCAAGCCTCTATTTGCCATGGCGCTCCTTGCGCTGGGCACCGGTGCCGACGCGGGCAGTGCCGAGCCGATCCGGATCGGCATGATCGACGGTCTGTCCGGTCCCTTCGCCAACGCGGGGCAGGCAGTGGTGCGCAATCTGAGCTATGCCATCGAGCAGGTCAACGCGCGTGGCGGCGTGAAGCTGCCGGACGGACGCCATCCGCTGGAGCTGGTCACTTACGACAACAAGCAAGGCGTGGAAGAAGCGCTCACCGGGCTGCGCCATTTCGCCGACCGGCGCATCCGCATCATCGCACAGGGCAACAGCTCCGCGGTCGCCCTGGCGCTGAGCGAAGCGATCGACAAGCACAACAGCCGCACGCCGGAGCAGCGCATGCTGCTGCTGAACTATGCGGCGGTCGACCCGGCGCTGACCAACGAGAAATGCAGCTTCTGGCATTTCCGCTTCGACGCCAACTCCGACATGCGCATGCATGCGCTGACCGAAGTGATCAAGACCGACCGCAGCGCCAGGCGCGTCTACCTGATCGGCCAGGACTACAGCTTCGGCCAGCATCTGGCCCGGGTGGCTCGCGACCAGCTGGCAGCGAAGCGCCCGGATATCGCCGTCGTCGGCGACGATCTGCACCCGATCGGGAAAATCAAGGATTTCTCGCCTTACGTCGCCAAGATCCGGGCCAGCGGCGCCGACACCGTCGTCACCGGCAACTGGGGCAATGATCTCACCCTGCTGGTCAAGGCCGCGAAAGACGCCGGCCTGAACGTCAAGTTCTACACTTTCTACGGCAACAGCCTGGGGGCGCCGGCCGCCATCGGTGACGCCGGCGTAGGCCGCGTGCGGGCGGTGGCGGAATGGCACCCGAACGCCGGTCAGGACGCCGCCGATTCGGCCAGCGACGCCTATTACCGCGCGTTCCGGCGGCGCTATCCGCAGCCCGAGCAAGATTACCTCCATCTGCGCATGCATGTGATGATCGACATGCTGGCAAACGCGATCGAAAAGGCAGGAAGCGTGGACGCCGCGGCGGTGGCAAGGGCGCTCGAAGGCGCGAGCTTCCGCAACGCGTTTCACGAGGCCAGCATGCGCGCCGCCGATCACCAGCTGCAGCAGCCGCTGTACGTGTCGGTGATGCGCAAGTCGGGCGACGGCGGCGTGCAGTTCGATAACGAAGGCAGCGGCTACGGCTTCCGCACGGAGCGCTACCTGCCGGCATCGTTCTCGGCCTTGCCGACCAGCTGCAGAATGCAGCGGCCGCGCTAA
- a CDS encoding AAA family ATPase, which produces MPDFSKFFEISKNNYVRAALIALIAAAAVAFAYKPIALRDTSPVVQSQDISEITHLAANKARLEYLLLAKPLSDFPRYVIKYKDAPQIHVVKVPSTTHANLEREVLLKNAIPYAIAKEEYLDSHKSVLADDAEQGGMWSEAGTLLARNAFGIVLLLFIVFAMKKGIPGMTGAPASMIKPEHLKGSMDDLVGMEDIKQEVAHLEEMIRNRDVYRSHNIDKPFNVMLTGPAGTGKTKLAGYLAKKLDVPLITASGSALESGFVGGGSKALNAIYKKACKQGKCIIFLDEAQSLFMPRGRGEKKWEDDTANTLLSLLDGVKSDEGEGVIWVVASNFDDMNSQMDEAMLRRFSVKINFRLPNKSERRELLKVFLSKKDPACIDWTHLNLDYAAEITANLSPALLETVVDRASMIAIQEKILITTDVLFRAFERSTIGMTDRATTAEMNKQRERVALHELGHFFMQIDPYLREGMSWDEVKEKSHLLKISTESVSKIGALGYVLSSGDDVALQTLEEMEQDIMQLYGGVAAEELFYGARGISVGSQNDIQKVTAKLDLMVNRLSMYSRSKLDYTQLHRESHEESLKQVEAKADELYTRTLEAIKGYKSTIADLKDTLLERYVLSKDEVFELLQEMSEPRLKAA; this is translated from the coding sequence ATGCCTGATTTTTCAAAATTTTTCGAAATTTCAAAAAACAACTACGTGCGTGCCGCGCTGATTGCGCTGATTGCGGCTGCCGCAGTGGCATTTGCGTACAAGCCGATCGCCCTGCGCGACACCAGCCCGGTAGTGCAGTCGCAGGACATTTCCGAAATCACGCATCTGGCCGCCAACAAGGCTCGCCTGGAATACCTGCTGCTGGCCAAGCCGCTGTCGGATTTTCCGCGCTATGTGATCAAGTACAAGGATGCGCCGCAGATCCATGTGGTCAAGGTGCCAAGCACGACGCACGCCAACCTTGAGCGCGAGGTGCTGCTGAAGAACGCGATTCCCTACGCGATTGCCAAGGAAGAATATCTCGACAGCCACAAGTCGGTGCTGGCAGATGACGCCGAGCAAGGCGGTATGTGGAGCGAAGCGGGCACCCTGCTCGCCCGCAATGCCTTCGGCATCGTGCTGCTGCTGTTTATTGTTTTCGCCATGAAGAAAGGCATCCCGGGCATGACCGGTGCGCCGGCGTCGATGATCAAGCCCGAGCACCTCAAGGGCAGCATGGACGACCTGGTCGGCATGGAAGACATCAAGCAGGAAGTCGCGCACCTGGAAGAAATGATCCGCAACCGCGACGTTTACCGTTCGCACAACATTGACAAGCCGTTCAACGTGATGCTGACCGGCCCGGCCGGTACCGGCAAGACCAAGCTGGCCGGCTACCTGGCGAAGAAGCTCGACGTACCGCTGATCACCGCCTCCGGCTCGGCGCTGGAATCCGGCTTCGTCGGCGGCGGCTCGAAGGCGTTGAACGCGATTTACAAGAAGGCATGCAAGCAAGGCAAGTGCATCATCTTCCTGGACGAGGCGCAGAGCCTGTTCATGCCGCGCGGCCGCGGCGAAAAGAAGTGGGAAGACGACACCGCCAACACCCTGCTGTCGCTGCTGGACGGCGTCAAGAGCGATGAAGGCGAAGGCGTGATCTGGGTCGTGGCGTCGAACTTCGACGACATGAATTCGCAGATGGACGAGGCGATGCTGCGCCGCTTCTCGGTGAAGATCAACTTCCGCCTGCCGAACAAGTCGGAGCGACGCGAACTGCTGAAGGTTTTCCTGTCGAAGAAGGATCCGGCCTGCATCGACTGGACCCACCTGAACCTCGACTACGCGGCGGAAATCACCGCCAACCTGAGTCCGGCGCTGCTGGAAACCGTGGTCGACCGCGCCAGCATGATCGCGATCCAGGAAAAGATCCTGATCACGACCGATGTCCTGTTCCGTGCCTTCGAGCGCTCGACCATCGGCATGACGGACCGCGCGACCACGGCGGAAATGAACAAGCAGCGCGAGCGCGTGGCATTGCACGAACTGGGCCACTTCTTCATGCAGATCGATCCGTACCTGCGCGAAGGCATGTCGTGGGACGAGGTGAAGGAAAAGTCGCACCTGCTCAAGATCAGCACCGAGTCGGTATCCAAGATCGGCGCGCTCGGCTACGTGCTGTCGTCCGGAGACGATGTGGCATTGCAGACGCTGGAAGAAATGGAGCAGGACATCATGCAGCTTTATGGCGGCGTGGCGGCGGAAGAACTGTTCTATGGCGCGCGCGGCATTTCCGTGGGCAGCCAGAACGATATCCAGAAAGTCACCGCCAAGCTCGACCTGATGGTCAACCGCCTGTCGATGTACTCGCGCTCCAAGCTCGACTACACCCAGTTGCACCGCGAGTCGCACGAGGAATCGTTGAAGCAGGTGGAAGCCAAGGCGGACGAACTGTACACCCGTACGCTGGAAGCGATCAAGGGTTACAAGTCCACCATCGCCGACCTGAAGGATACGCTGCTGGAGCGTTACGTGCTGTCCAAGGACGAAGTGTTCGAGCTGCTGCAAGAAATGAGCGAGCCGCGCCTGAAGGCCGCGTAA
- a CDS encoding bifunctional diguanylate cyclase/phosphodiesterase: MIQKDNVDSAQHLLRYVADHVNVVVWEADADARVIYLNPASMATVTKLPEINILDWLQFVHPDDIETAVAVIRESRAEQREYRVEYRIIRSDGTTRWMMSAASPRFFADGRHKGYVGTLVDVSEHHDAQARLSKSEAVHRLLTENAHDMISHSDADNVYVYASPSHKDTLGYDPQELIGTRLYDYIHPDDLAADLEAARSGKRRRLSNVRFRHKNGNWVWIGASTRAVHDRQSGQKLGVVSIARDITAQLEAERELARREERFRSLTSLSSDWYWETDAEIRFTFFSEGIYSRLRINAQHLLGSSFDAHVQDSGAPGFIAAKDAIRERRPFQDLIYPAEWSAHPGIVRFLRISGEPFSENGVFCGYRGVSRDVTHEVRTARSLERLATCDALTDLPNRAMLELRLKQRLTNPREGVCEAVFFIDLDNFKEVNDSLGHGAGDVLLKEIAARLRQCVRPDDMVARLGGDEFVVLAECRNGDTSAISIAEKLSTALDTPVIIAGHEVKAAASVGISMYPQDGDTSEALLRNADTALYRAKASGGDAYCFFTPEMGEASRARLLMQGALRHALERDEFEVFYQPRVNLRTMEMTGMEALLRWTHPHLGAVPPAQFIPLAEESGLIDEIGGWVIQHAAAQAQQWSARYRKPLKVSVNLSARQLRSRKLLTLVKQALRASGLPAHQMELELTESGLMEDPVLAAGLLKDLKALGLKLSVDDFGTGYSSLAYLCRFPLDALKLDRSFLVQQHPEAINTWKLAEAIINLAHTLNLSVVAEGVESDEHLKFLSNTSCDEVQGSCISKPLSPLEFEQLLRETSLYLHTSQR; this comes from the coding sequence ATGATCCAGAAAGACAATGTCGATAGTGCGCAACATTTGTTGCGCTACGTAGCCGACCATGTCAACGTGGTCGTCTGGGAGGCCGACGCCGACGCACGCGTCATCTATCTGAATCCGGCCAGCATGGCGACTGTCACTAAGCTGCCGGAAATCAATATTCTTGACTGGTTACAATTTGTTCACCCGGATGATATCGAAACCGCGGTTGCGGTGATCCGTGAGTCCCGGGCAGAGCAGCGTGAATACCGCGTCGAATACCGGATTATCCGCAGCGACGGAACGACGCGCTGGATGATGAGCGCGGCATCGCCGCGTTTTTTCGCCGACGGGCGCCACAAAGGCTATGTCGGGACGCTGGTCGATGTCAGCGAGCACCACGACGCCCAGGCGCGCCTGAGCAAGAGCGAAGCAGTGCATCGCTTGCTTACCGAAAACGCGCACGACATGATCTCGCATAGCGACGCCGACAACGTGTATGTGTACGCGTCGCCGTCGCACAAGGATACGCTGGGCTACGATCCGCAGGAACTGATCGGCACCCGCCTGTACGACTACATCCACCCGGACGACCTGGCGGCCGATCTGGAGGCGGCCAGGTCGGGCAAGCGGCGCCGGCTGTCCAACGTCCGCTTCCGGCACAAGAACGGCAACTGGGTGTGGATCGGCGCCAGCACGCGCGCCGTGCACGACCGGCAGAGCGGCCAAAAGCTCGGCGTGGTTTCGATTGCGCGCGACATCACCGCGCAGCTGGAAGCCGAGCGCGAACTGGCGCGGCGCGAAGAGCGATTTCGCAGCCTGACGTCGCTGTCGTCGGACTGGTATTGGGAAACCGATGCCGAGATCCGCTTCACGTTCTTTTCCGAAGGAATCTACAGCCGGCTCAGGATCAATGCGCAGCACCTGCTGGGCTCTTCCTTTGATGCCCACGTCCAGGACTCCGGCGCGCCCGGCTTCATCGCCGCCAAGGACGCGATCAGGGAGCGGCGCCCTTTCCAGGACCTGATCTATCCCGCCGAATGGTCCGCCCATCCCGGCATCGTGCGCTTCTTGCGCATCTCGGGCGAGCCGTTCAGCGAAAACGGGGTGTTCTGCGGCTACCGCGGCGTGAGCCGCGATGTCACGCATGAAGTGCGGACCGCGCGCTCGCTGGAACGGCTGGCCACCTGCGACGCGCTGACCGACTTGCCCAACCGCGCCATGCTGGAACTGCGCCTCAAGCAGCGCCTGACCAATCCGCGCGAAGGCGTGTGCGAGGCCGTGTTTTTCATAGATCTCGACAATTTCAAGGAAGTCAACGACTCGCTCGGCCATGGCGCCGGCGACGTGCTTCTCAAGGAAATCGCCGCCCGCCTGCGTCAATGCGTGCGCCCGGACGACATGGTGGCGCGCCTGGGCGGCGACGAATTCGTGGTGCTGGCTGAGTGCCGCAACGGCGACACATCCGCCATCAGCATCGCCGAAAAGCTGAGCACGGCGCTCGACACGCCCGTCATCATCGCCGGCCATGAAGTCAAGGCGGCCGCCTCGGTCGGCATCAGCATGTACCCGCAGGATGGCGATACCAGCGAGGCGCTGCTGCGCAACGCCGATACCGCGCTGTACCGCGCCAAGGCTTCGGGCGGCGATGCCTACTGCTTCTTCACCCCCGAGATGGGCGAGGCGTCGCGCGCGCGCCTGCTGATGCAGGGCGCGCTGCGCCATGCGCTGGAACGCGACGAGTTCGAGGTGTTTTACCAGCCGCGCGTCAACCTGCGCACCATGGAAATGACCGGCATGGAAGCGCTGCTGCGCTGGACCCATCCGCATCTCGGCGCCGTGCCGCCCGCCCAGTTCATTCCGCTGGCGGAGGAATCGGGGCTGATCGACGAAATCGGCGGCTGGGTGATCCAGCACGCGGCGGCGCAGGCGCAGCAATGGTCCGCGCGTTACCGCAAGCCGCTGAAGGTATCGGTCAACCTGTCGGCCCGACAACTACGCAGCCGCAAGCTGTTGACGCTGGTGAAGCAGGCGCTGCGGGCCAGCGGCCTGCCCGCGCACCAGATGGAACTGGAACTGACCGAAAGCGGCCTGATGGAAGACCCGGTGTTGGCCGCCGGACTGCTCAAGGACCTCAAGGCGCTCGGCCTGAAACTGTCGGTGGACGATTTCGGCACCGGCTATTCCTCGCTGGCCTACCTGTGCCGTTTCCCGCTCGACGCCCTCAAGCTGGATCGCTCTTTCCTGGTGCAGCAACATCCGGAAGCGATCAATACATGGAAGCTGGCCGAAGCCATTATCAATCTGGCACACACGCTCAATCTATCCGTCGTCGCCGAGGGCGTCGAAAGCGACGAGCACTTGAAATTCCTCTCCAATACCTCATGTGACGAAGTGCAAGGCTCCTGCATCAGCAAGCCGCTGTCCCCGCTGGAGTTCGAGCAATTACTGCGCGAAACCTCGCTGTACTTGCATACCAGTCAACGCTGA
- a CDS encoding response regulator transcription factor, with protein sequence MRLLLVEDDPMIGESVRKGLRLDGFTVDWVQDGRAGEHALDEKVHDLLLLDLGLPGKEGLDVLKSIRRKGNRIPVLVLTARDAVPDRVAGLNAGADDYLIKPFDLEELSARIRALLRRQAGRAEEVIVHGELTLVPATHEASFGGQPLALSAREFALLEALLERPGVVLSIAQLEEKIYGWDDEVGSNTIEVYIHSLRKKLGTGFIKNVRGVGYMIPPLS encoded by the coding sequence ATGAGACTGCTGCTGGTTGAAGACGACCCGATGATTGGGGAAAGCGTACGCAAGGGCTTGCGCCTGGATGGCTTCACGGTCGACTGGGTGCAGGATGGGCGCGCCGGCGAGCATGCGCTCGATGAAAAGGTGCATGACCTGCTGCTGCTCGACCTCGGATTGCCGGGTAAGGAAGGACTGGACGTACTGAAATCGATCCGCCGCAAGGGCAATCGCATTCCGGTTCTGGTGCTGACTGCGCGCGATGCCGTGCCGGACCGCGTCGCGGGGCTGAACGCGGGCGCTGACGACTACCTGATCAAGCCGTTCGACCTGGAAGAACTGAGCGCGCGGATCAGGGCCCTGCTGCGGCGCCAGGCCGGCCGCGCCGAGGAAGTGATCGTGCATGGCGAACTGACGCTGGTGCCGGCCACCCACGAGGCGAGTTTCGGCGGCCAGCCGCTGGCCTTGTCGGCGCGCGAATTCGCGCTGCTGGAGGCACTGCTGGAGCGGCCCGGGGTGGTGTTGTCGATCGCCCAGCTGGAAGAAAAGATCTACGGATGGGATGATGAGGTGGGCAGCAACACGATCGAAGTCTATATCCATTCGCTGCGCAAAAAACTCGGCACCGGCTTCATCAAGAACGTGCGCGGCGTCGGCTACATGATCCCGCCATTATCATGA
- a CDS encoding ATP-binding protein, which produces MKSIRHNLLIWLSAGLSAGIIGAGGILYVQARQEANEIFDYQMKQLAASLPNQPFAPLSPSHPAQPDLERDIVIQIWDGSGLRIYHSHEQLALPQRAELGFTTIRTRNGPWRVYSMQRGHTVVQVAQPLSARREVAADMALRTVAPLMLLFPFLGALIWMTVGRGLLPVKRVAQEVQSRDAATLSPIADDSLPQEIRPLTHALNDLLGRLDHALDAQRAFVADAAHELRTPLAALKLQIQLAERAGDEAERRAAFAELRQGFERAMHLVQQLLTLARQEPDASGAAHVKLDLAELSRTVVSELAPLAAAREIDLGALADNAVAASGDPQALRILLVNLVENAIRYTPEGGKVDVSVLYDQGSPVIRVQDSGPGIPEQELGRVFDRFYRVPGTRASGSGLGLAIVRRIADGHGIRVELRNTGHGLCAELIFPPVEKGA; this is translated from the coding sequence ATGAAATCGATCCGTCATAACCTGTTGATCTGGCTGTCGGCCGGACTGTCGGCCGGCATCATCGGCGCGGGCGGCATTCTGTACGTGCAGGCGCGCCAGGAAGCCAACGAAATCTTCGACTACCAGATGAAGCAGCTGGCGGCATCGCTTCCCAACCAGCCGTTCGCACCGCTGTCGCCATCGCATCCGGCCCAGCCCGACCTGGAGCGCGACATCGTGATCCAGATCTGGGATGGCAGCGGACTGCGCATCTATCACTCGCATGAACAGCTGGCGCTGCCGCAGCGCGCCGAACTGGGATTCACCACGATCCGCACGCGCAACGGCCCTTGGCGGGTGTACAGCATGCAACGCGGCCATACCGTCGTGCAGGTGGCTCAGCCGCTGTCGGCGCGGCGCGAGGTCGCGGCCGACATGGCTCTGCGCACGGTCGCACCACTGATGCTGCTGTTTCCGTTTCTCGGCGCACTGATCTGGATGACCGTGGGGCGCGGCCTGTTGCCGGTCAAGCGCGTGGCGCAGGAAGTGCAGTCGCGCGACGCCGCTACGCTGTCGCCTATCGCCGACGACAGCCTGCCGCAGGAAATCAGGCCGCTCACGCACGCCCTCAACGATCTGCTGGGACGGCTCGATCATGCGCTCGACGCGCAGCGCGCATTCGTGGCCGACGCCGCGCACGAGCTGCGCACCCCGCTGGCGGCGCTCAAGCTGCAGATCCAGCTGGCCGAACGCGCCGGCGACGAAGCGGAGCGGCGCGCCGCCTTTGCCGAGCTGCGCCAGGGTTTCGAGCGCGCCATGCACCTGGTGCAGCAACTGCTGACGCTGGCGCGCCAGGAACCGGACGCGTCCGGCGCGGCGCACGTGAAGCTCGATTTGGCCGAACTGTCGCGCACGGTCGTGTCAGAGTTGGCGCCGCTGGCGGCGGCCAGGGAAATCGACCTGGGAGCATTGGCCGATAACGCCGTCGCGGCCAGCGGCGACCCGCAAGCCTTGCGCATCCTGCTCGTCAACCTAGTGGAAAATGCGATCCGCTATACGCCCGAAGGCGGCAAGGTCGATGTCTCGGTCCTGTACGACCAGGGCTCGCCGGTGATCCGCGTGCAGGATTCCGGTCCCGGCATTCCGGAGCAGGAGCTGGGCCGCGTCTTCGACCGCTTCTATCGGGTGCCGGGTACGCGGGCGTCCGGTAGCGGGCTGGGGCTGGCGATCGTGCGCCGCATTGCCGATGGGCACGGTATCAGGGTCGAACTGCGCAATACCGGCCATGGCTTGTGCGCGGAACTGATTTTTCCGCCGGTCGAAAAGGGCGCCTGA